The region GCCAATATACTGATTCGTCGGCTTCTTCTTCAACTATTGACAATTTTGCAATAAAATCAGCCCTGGATTTTGCCCGGCATACAGCCCGATAGTTGGCTCCAACTGAGGATGAGCTTCTTATTAACTGTTTCCCAATAACCAGGAATTCCTGCGTTTTAGGAAGGCCAGCACAAAAACGGATTGTCTCAATCGCAAATCGTTGTGTTCTTTCTTTAAGCTTATTTACACTGTCATTTGTCATTTCCTACGTCTCCCCTTTGAAATGTCGAATTCCGAATGTAGAATGTAATCCCTGAAAACCAAAATGGTTTTTTTCATTCGTAATTT is a window of Pseudomonadota bacterium DNA encoding:
- a CDS encoding four helix bundle protein, with the protein product MTNDSVNKLKERTQRFAIETIRFCAGLPKTQEFLVIGKQLIRSSSSVGANYRAVCRAKSRADFIAKLSIVEEEADESVYWLEILEGLGIGDNATLKNLKSEAAQLVAIIVASKKTARGRRNDE